In a single window of the Massilia oculi genome:
- a CDS encoding DEAD/DEAH box helicase, whose product MSFSSLGLSDAIVRAVTEQGYTAPTPIQSQAIPAVLNGGDLLAGAQTGTGKTAGFTLPILHRLSSDAVGAAQRNKTAPRAIRALVLTPTRELAAQVEESVRLYGKYTNLNSAVIFGGVGINPQIKLLKHGVDILVATPGRLLDHAGQGTVDLSKIEILILDEADRMLDMGFIHDIRKVLALLPPKRQNLLFSATFSDDIKALADRLLDNPQSIEVARRNSTVEVIAQKIHPVDRDKKHPMLAHLIKSNNWHQVLVFTRTKHGANKLVEQLGKDGIGAMAIHGNKSQSARTKALSEFKDGSLQVLVATDIAARGIDIDQLPHVVNYDLPNVPEDYVHRIGRTGRAGATGEAVSLVCVDEHQMLKDIEKLIKQTLPRAVIPGFEPDLNAKPQPIQLRSGAPGHGNRGGRPGGGRGHGGGGGGGGGGKPRTPGTGAPAAAKRHSGPRPASAVRRDR is encoded by the coding sequence ATGTCATTCTCTTCTCTTGGTCTCTCTGACGCGATCGTGCGCGCGGTGACCGAACAAGGTTATACCGCCCCGACGCCGATCCAGAGCCAGGCCATCCCGGCCGTCCTGAATGGCGGCGACCTGCTGGCCGGCGCCCAGACCGGCACCGGCAAGACCGCCGGCTTCACCCTGCCGATCCTGCACCGCCTGTCGAGCGACGCGGTGGGCGCCGCCCAGCGCAACAAGACCGCGCCGCGCGCCATCCGCGCGCTGGTGCTGACCCCGACCCGCGAGCTCGCGGCCCAGGTCGAGGAAAGCGTGCGCCTGTACGGCAAGTACACGAACCTGAATTCGGCCGTGATCTTCGGCGGCGTCGGCATCAACCCGCAGATCAAGCTGCTCAAGCACGGCGTCGACATCCTGGTCGCCACCCCGGGCCGCCTGCTGGACCACGCGGGCCAGGGCACCGTGGACCTGTCGAAAATCGAGATCCTGATCCTGGACGAAGCCGACCGCATGCTGGACATGGGCTTCATCCACGACATCCGCAAGGTGCTGGCCCTGCTGCCGCCAAAGCGCCAGAACCTGCTGTTCTCGGCCACCTTCTCGGACGACATCAAGGCGCTGGCCGACCGCCTGCTGGACAATCCGCAGTCGATCGAGGTCGCGCGCCGCAACTCGACCGTGGAAGTGATCGCGCAAAAAATCCACCCGGTGGACCGCGACAAGAAGCACCCGATGCTGGCGCACCTGATCAAGTCGAACAACTGGCACCAGGTGCTGGTATTCACGCGCACCAAGCATGGCGCCAACAAACTGGTGGAACAACTGGGCAAGGACGGCATCGGCGCGATGGCGATCCACGGCAACAAGAGCCAGTCGGCACGCACCAAGGCGCTGTCGGAATTCAAGGATGGCAGCCTGCAAGTGCTGGTGGCCACCGACATCGCGGCGCGCGGCATCGACATCGACCAGCTGCCGCACGTGGTGAACTACGACCTGCCGAATGTGCCGGAAGACTATGTCCACCGTATCGGCCGTACCGGCCGTGCGGGCGCGACGGGCGAGGCGGTGTCGCTGGTCTGCGTGGACGAGCACCAGATGCTGAAGGACATCGAAAAGCTGATCAAGCAAACGCTGCCGCGCGCAGTGATCCCCGGCTTCGAGCCCGACCTGAACGCCAAGCCGCAACCGATCCAGCTGCGGAGCGGCGCGCCAGGCCACGGGAACCGCGGTGGCCGTCCAGGCGGCGGCCGTGGCCACGGCGGTGGTGGCGGTGGTGGCGGTGGCGGCAAACCACGCACCCCCGGCACCGGCGCCCCCGCCGCCGCAAAGCGCCACAGCGGCCCCCGCCCCGCCTCCGCCGTCCGCCGCGACCGCTAA
- the phbB gene encoding acetoacetyl-CoA reductase → MAGDKVARQERRVALVTGAMGGLGTALCRRLYAEGVLVAATHSPQNARRDAWLAAQEADGVKVRAYELDVTNGNACQSVVRRVLDDFGRIDVLVNNAGITRDRSMRKMSQEDWHAVMGANLDSVFNMTRPVLETMIAQCWGRIINISSINGQQGAFGQANYAAAKAGMHGFTKSLALEVARHGITINTVSPGYLDTAMVEKVPQDVLRDRILPQIPVGRLGKPAEVAGLVAYLVSDLAGYLTGANIAINGGQHMY, encoded by the coding sequence ATGGCAGGAGACAAGGTAGCACGGCAAGAGAGGCGGGTAGCCCTGGTGACGGGGGCGATGGGTGGGCTGGGCACGGCATTGTGCCGGCGCCTGTATGCGGAGGGCGTCCTGGTGGCGGCAACCCATTCGCCGCAGAATGCGCGCCGCGACGCCTGGCTGGCTGCCCAGGAGGCGGACGGCGTCAAGGTGCGGGCCTACGAGCTCGACGTTACCAACGGCAATGCCTGCCAGAGTGTGGTGCGCCGGGTGCTGGACGACTTCGGCCGGATCGACGTCCTGGTCAATAACGCCGGCATCACGCGCGACCGCAGCATGCGCAAGATGAGCCAGGAAGACTGGCATGCGGTGATGGGCGCCAATCTCGACAGTGTGTTCAATATGACCCGGCCGGTGCTTGAGACGATGATCGCGCAGTGCTGGGGACGCATCATCAATATCTCTTCGATCAATGGCCAGCAAGGCGCCTTCGGTCAGGCTAATTACGCTGCGGCAAAGGCGGGCATGCATGGCTTCACCAAGTCGCTGGCGCTGGAAGTGGCGCGCCACGGCATCACGATCAACACGGTCTCGCCCGGCTACCTTGACACCGCCATGGTGGAAAAAGTGCCGCAGGACGTGCTGCGCGACCGCATCCTGCCCCAAATCCCCGTCGGCAGGCTGGGCAAGCCGGCGGAAGTGGCGGGGCTGGTGGCCTATCTGGTGTCGGACCTGGCGGGTTATCTGACTGGTGCCAATATCGCCATCAATGGCGGGCAGCATATGTACTGA
- a CDS encoding zinc-dependent peptidase: MEAIAVGTLGLAVLAAWLWPKWRLRQALARPLAASHAAILARNLAQYRAMDEGQRRRLQRMVQQFLHEKKFVGCAGLDVTDEMRVTIAGQACLLLLGRVGDTGQSAIYPTLDLILVYPGAFLAPRKQVDVSGVVTEERQDLLGESWGDGRVILSWDHVRRAGHADSAGHNVVLHEFAHQLDSESGNTNGAPYLGSSERYRSWSEVLSRDYANLRQEAMWGMQGVLDHYGATNPAEFFAVATESFFEQPHQLAARHPALYEEFLKYYRIDPRQWQSAPPPPAEEPPSYGVVYGQWR, from the coding sequence ATGGAAGCCATCGCAGTCGGTACGCTGGGCCTGGCCGTGCTGGCGGCCTGGCTGTGGCCGAAGTGGCGCCTGCGGCAGGCGCTGGCGCGGCCCTTGGCGGCCTCCCATGCCGCCATCCTGGCGCGCAACCTCGCCCAATACCGGGCGATGGACGAGGGGCAGCGCCGGCGCCTGCAGCGCATGGTCCAGCAATTCCTGCACGAGAAGAAATTCGTCGGCTGCGCCGGCCTGGACGTCACCGACGAGATGCGGGTGACGATCGCGGGCCAGGCCTGCCTGCTGTTGCTGGGGCGGGTCGGCGACACGGGCCAGTCCGCCATCTATCCCACGCTCGACCTGATCCTGGTCTATCCCGGCGCCTTCCTGGCGCCGCGCAAGCAGGTCGACGTGTCCGGCGTGGTAACCGAGGAACGCCAGGACTTGCTGGGCGAATCCTGGGGCGATGGCCGCGTGATCCTGTCGTGGGACCATGTGCGGCGCGCCGGCCATGCCGACTCGGCCGGCCACAACGTGGTGCTGCACGAATTCGCCCACCAGCTCGACAGCGAGTCGGGCAATACGAATGGCGCCCCCTACCTGGGCAGCAGCGAGCGTTACCGCAGCTGGTCCGAAGTGCTGTCACGCGACTACGCCAACCTGCGCCAGGAGGCCATGTGGGGCATGCAGGGCGTGCTCGATCACTATGGCGCGACCAATCCGGCCGAGTTCTTCGCGGTGGCCACCGAAAGCTTCTTCGAGCAGCCGCACCAGCTGGCGGCGCGCCATCCGGCCCTGTACGAGGAATTCCTCAAGTATTACCGGATCGATCCACGTCAATGGCAGAGCGCTCCACCGCCCCCGGCGGAGGAACCGCCGAGCTATGGGGTGGTCTATGGACAGTGGCGGTAG
- a CDS encoding glutathione peroxidase: MLPSAESLEGKPVPNVVFKARPDDQWRDLSSDELFRGRTVVVFSLPGAFTPTCSSTHLPRYNELAPVLRSHGVDDILCVSVNDAFVMNQWKAGQDAANITVIPDGNGDFTEGMGMLVDKRELGFGRRSWRYSMLVRDGVIEKIFIEPEREGDPFEVSDADTMLAYLAPDAEVPEPVVMFSRPGCPHCARAKQALRDNDIHYTDISEDQKINTIVLRGVSGHMTWPQVFVGGELIGGADEVQAWLAGKA, from the coding sequence ATGTTACCGAGTGCCGAATCGCTGGAAGGCAAACCAGTCCCGAACGTGGTCTTCAAGGCCAGGCCCGACGACCAATGGCGTGATCTCAGTTCCGACGAGCTGTTCAGGGGCCGCACGGTCGTCGTGTTTTCCCTGCCAGGCGCCTTCACACCAACCTGTTCCTCGACCCATTTGCCGCGCTATAACGAACTGGCGCCGGTGCTGCGCTCGCATGGCGTGGACGACATCCTGTGCGTCTCGGTCAACGATGCGTTCGTGATGAACCAGTGGAAGGCCGGCCAGGACGCGGCCAATATCACGGTCATCCCGGATGGCAACGGCGACTTCACCGAGGGCATGGGCATGCTGGTCGACAAGCGCGAGCTGGGCTTCGGCCGCCGCTCATGGCGCTATTCGATGCTGGTGCGGGATGGCGTGATCGAGAAAATCTTCATCGAACCGGAGCGCGAAGGCGATCCGTTCGAGGTGTCGGACGCCGATACCATGCTGGCCTACCTGGCGCCGGATGCCGAAGTGCCGGAACCGGTGGTCATGTTCTCGCGGCCCGGCTGCCCCCATTGCGCCCGCGCCAAGCAGGCGCTGCGCGACAACGACATCCACTATACCGATATCTCCGAAGACCAGAAGATCAATACCATCGTCCTGCGCGGCGTCTCCGGTCACATGACCTGGCCGCAAGTCTTCGTCGGCGGCGAGCTGATCGGCGGCGCCGACGAGGTGCAAGCCTGGCTGGCCGGCAAGGCCTGA
- a CDS encoding winged helix-turn-helix domain-containing protein, with translation MHATTQHNAAPGETGAVHTSGNSALIERVPPQPTERAPISLAPIERVRSTSATQRRIENMQKLINELSNHEMLADEIAWFLKFSPSGARKYIRDLREAGVIELARYIEGTATYLGKAVYQISPDPERVKAFLAAICQPKREGAAPRKERPGLREQNMAGSGRHFHILADDTHYAIRVNRSPVARDPLVAALFGPAPGQNAATAKERA, from the coding sequence ATGCATGCAACGACTCAGCACAACGCGGCCCCAGGCGAAACCGGCGCAGTGCACACTTCCGGCAATTCGGCGCTGATCGAGCGCGTCCCACCACAACCGACCGAGCGCGCCCCGATTTCGCTGGCCCCGATCGAGCGTGTGCGTTCGACCTCGGCCACCCAGCGTCGCATCGAAAACATGCAAAAGCTGATCAACGAGCTGTCGAACCACGAAATGCTGGCCGACGAGATCGCATGGTTCCTCAAATTCTCGCCGTCGGGCGCCCGCAAGTACATCCGCGACCTGCGCGAAGCCGGCGTGATCGAACTGGCGCGCTATATCGAAGGCACCGCCACCTACCTGGGCAAGGCCGTGTACCAGATTTCGCCAGATCCAGAGCGCGTCAAGGCCTTCCTGGCCGCCATCTGCCAGCCGAAGCGCGAGGGCGCCGCTCCACGCAAGGAGCGTCCAGGCCTGCGCGAACAGAATATGGCCGGCAGCGGCCGCCATTTCCACATCCTGGCCGATGACACCCATTACGCCATCCGCGTGAACCGCAGCCCGGTCGCGCGCGACCCGCTGGTGGCTGCACTGTTCGGCCCGGCGCCAGGCCAGAACGCCGCAACCGCCAAGGAACGCGCCTGA
- a CDS encoding outer membrane beta-barrel protein, with translation MNNTKKIALAAALLCASSATLAQEINPSWYIQPSVNHVKPDADFGVDDRDTGGGLKFGKAVHQNWDIQIGASQTRFEQGINDYRQTLLGVDALLMLSRDRFRPFVLFGLGAERDKVENRVVGRFVEKNSPYATVGIGFQASLTPQWSLQADLRTVRGFLRDDEEFGFKRSNNKMLTVGLNYAFNPPPAPPAPAPAPVVEAPPPAPAPVEPPPPPARVSRK, from the coding sequence GTGAACAATACCAAGAAGATCGCCCTGGCCGCTGCACTGCTGTGCGCATCCAGCGCCACCCTCGCCCAAGAGATCAACCCATCGTGGTACATCCAGCCAAGCGTCAACCACGTGAAGCCGGATGCGGACTTCGGCGTGGACGATCGCGACACCGGTGGCGGCCTGAAGTTCGGTAAGGCGGTGCACCAGAACTGGGATATCCAGATCGGCGCCAGCCAGACCCGCTTCGAGCAAGGCATCAACGACTATCGCCAGACCCTGCTGGGCGTCGACGCCCTGCTGATGCTGAGCCGCGATCGCTTCCGTCCGTTCGTCCTGTTCGGCCTGGGCGCCGAGCGTGACAAGGTTGAGAACCGCGTCGTCGGCCGCTTCGTCGAGAAAAACTCGCCATACGCCACCGTCGGTATCGGTTTCCAGGCGAGCCTGACCCCGCAATGGTCGCTGCAAGCCGACCTGCGCACCGTGCGCGGCTTCCTGCGTGATGACGAAGAATTCGGCTTCAAGCGCAGCAACAACAAGATGCTGACCGTCGGCCTGAACTACGCGTTCAACCCGCCGCCAGCACCACCGGCACCGGCTCCAGCCCCAGTGGTCGAGGCGCCGCCTCCAGCACCGGCGCCAGTCGAACCGCCACCACCACCAGCACGCGTTTCCAGAAAGTGA
- a CDS encoding OmpA family protein — protein sequence MTLEATKLFAFDKAEVITPAPKLDEIAAALQADTSVTNVEITGYTDRLGSEAYNQKLSERRANAVREYLVGKGIDGNRLRAVGKGEANPLVECNQKNRAQLIACLEPNRRVEVDQITVEVPVQQ from the coding sequence GTGACCCTGGAAGCCACCAAGCTGTTCGCCTTCGACAAGGCTGAAGTGATCACCCCGGCGCCGAAGCTGGACGAGATCGCCGCTGCCCTGCAGGCCGACACCTCGGTCACCAACGTCGAAATCACCGGCTACACCGACCGCCTGGGTTCGGAAGCCTACAACCAGAAGCTGTCGGAGCGCCGCGCCAACGCCGTGCGCGAATACCTGGTCGGCAAGGGCATCGACGGCAACCGCCTGCGCGCCGTCGGCAAGGGCGAAGCCAACCCGCTGGTCGAGTGCAACCAGAAAAACCGCGCTCAGCTGATCGCTTGCCTGGAACCGAACCGCCGCGTCGAAGTCGACCAGATCACGGTCGAAGTGCCGGTGCAACAGTAA
- a CDS encoding YihY/virulence factor BrkB family protein yields the protein MAEKKWFPYTHQILKVLRCAVTEWLDHRASSKGAALAFYTLFSLAPILVLVIAVAGFFYGEEAAQGQLLAELRGLLGAQGADTVQAILAGAQNKETGRFATIVATVLLIVGATTVFSELKDSLDEIWGLPAPPDAGIWNTIRTRLLSFGMVLVLGFLLMVSLVVSAATTVAEKFITGVWQEAAIVMGWIASGIGFLVIATLFGVIYKLLPRVRLSWKDVTIGALGTAAMFTLGKFGIGLYIGNSGTTDSFGAAGSLIALLLWVYYSAQIFFLGAEFARQYALQMGSLHNKPKEITGVEPKARTA from the coding sequence ATGGCAGAAAAAAAATGGTTCCCTTACACGCACCAGATTCTGAAAGTCCTGCGCTGCGCGGTAACGGAATGGCTGGACCACCGCGCCTCCAGCAAGGGAGCGGCACTGGCCTTCTACACCCTGTTCTCGCTGGCGCCGATCCTGGTGCTGGTGATCGCCGTCGCCGGTTTCTTCTATGGCGAGGAAGCGGCGCAAGGCCAGTTGCTGGCCGAGCTGCGCGGGCTGCTGGGTGCGCAGGGGGCGGACACGGTCCAGGCGATCCTGGCCGGCGCCCAGAACAAGGAAACGGGCCGCTTCGCCACGATCGTCGCCACCGTGCTGCTGATCGTCGGCGCCACCACCGTGTTTTCCGAGCTGAAGGACAGCCTGGACGAGATCTGGGGCCTGCCGGCGCCGCCGGACGCCGGCATCTGGAATACGATCCGCACCCGCCTGCTGTCGTTCGGCATGGTCCTGGTGTTGGGTTTCCTGCTGATGGTGTCCCTGGTCGTCAGCGCCGCCACCACGGTGGCCGAGAAGTTCATCACCGGTGTGTGGCAGGAAGCCGCCATCGTCATGGGCTGGATCGCCTCCGGCATCGGCTTCCTGGTCATCGCCACGCTGTTCGGCGTGATCTACAAGCTGCTGCCGCGCGTGCGGCTGTCGTGGAAGGACGTCACCATCGGCGCGCTCGGCACCGCCGCGATGTTCACGCTGGGTAAATTCGGGATCGGGCTGTATATCGGCAACAGCGGCACCACCGACAGCTTCGGCGCCGCCGGTTCGCTGATCGCCCTGCTGCTGTGGGTGTATTATTCGGCGCAGATCTTCTTCCTGGGCGCCGAATTCGCGCGCCAGTACGCCCTGCAAATGGGTAGCTTGCACAACAAGCCGAAGGAAATCACGGGCGTCGAACCGAAGGCCAGGACGGCCTGA
- a CDS encoding AI-2E family transporter, with protein MQLAPTDPAMPAASNPSPEPAAPPGDAARAETRAAGDDFALHIGGMRVPLHVNARGLSLGILATIAFVFALQWAQKFFVPLLLGILIAYTLNPVVRWLERWHIKRIIGATLVTAVIVGAMAGTLYRLQGEFFNILDELPTLTHKVTRILTNTSGQRSTLQQMQAAAAEIERAASNVGADAKRLAQQRRQYPPPAAAASSPIRVMDWVLAGSMSLAAFMSQATMVVFLVFFLLLAGDTFKRKLVKLTGPSLTRKKVTVHILDDINTSIQSYMFMLLVTNILLALMMWGALRLIGLENAGAWAAFAGVAHLMPYFGPLVITVATGMAAFLQFETLSMVMLVAGASLVIATLVGMVVATWMTGKIARMNPAAVFVSLLFWGWLWGVWGLLLGVPVVMVLKVVAERVEGMEVVSELLGE; from the coding sequence ATGCAGCTAGCACCAACCGATCCGGCCATGCCGGCAGCTTCCAACCCTTCGCCTGAACCAGCCGCCCCTCCTGGCGACGCCGCCCGCGCGGAAACGCGCGCGGCTGGCGACGACTTCGCCTTGCACATCGGCGGCATGCGTGTACCGCTGCACGTCAATGCACGCGGACTGTCGCTCGGCATCCTCGCCACCATCGCCTTCGTGTTCGCGCTCCAGTGGGCGCAGAAATTCTTCGTGCCGCTGCTGCTCGGCATCCTGATCGCCTATACCCTCAATCCCGTCGTGCGCTGGCTCGAACGCTGGCACATCAAGCGCATCATCGGCGCCACCCTGGTCACGGCCGTGATCGTGGGCGCGATGGCGGGCACCCTGTACCGGCTGCAGGGCGAGTTCTTCAACATTCTCGACGAATTGCCGACGCTGACCCACAAGGTCACGCGCATCCTTACCAATACCAGCGGCCAGCGCTCGACCCTGCAGCAGATGCAGGCGGCGGCGGCCGAAATCGAGCGCGCCGCAAGCAATGTCGGCGCCGACGCCAAGCGCCTGGCGCAGCAGCGGCGCCAGTATCCGCCGCCGGCCGCCGCCGCGAGTTCGCCGATCCGCGTGATGGACTGGGTGCTGGCCGGCTCGATGAGCCTGGCCGCCTTCATGTCGCAGGCGACCATGGTCGTGTTCCTGGTGTTCTTCCTGCTGCTGGCGGGCGACACTTTCAAGCGCAAGCTGGTCAAGCTCACCGGCCCCTCGCTCACGCGCAAGAAAGTCACGGTCCATATCCTCGACGACATCAATACCTCGATCCAGAGCTATATGTTCATGCTCCTGGTGACCAATATCCTGCTCGCCCTCATGATGTGGGGCGCGCTGCGCCTGATCGGCCTCGAGAACGCAGGCGCCTGGGCCGCCTTCGCCGGCGTGGCCCACCTGATGCCGTATTTCGGTCCCCTCGTCATCACGGTCGCGACCGGGATGGCGGCCTTCCTGCAGTTCGAGACCCTGAGCATGGTGATGCTGGTGGCCGGCGCTTCGCTGGTGATCGCGACCCTGGTGGGCATGGTCGTCGCCACCTGGATGACCGGCAAGATCGCGCGCATGAATCCGGCCGCGGTCTTCGTCAGCCTGCTGTTCTGGGGCTGGTTGTGGGGCGTATGGGGCTTGCTGCTCGGCGTGCCGGTGGTGATGGTGCTGAAGGTGGTGGCCGAGCGGGTCGAGGGGATGGAAGTGGTGTCGGAGCTGCTGGGAGAATAA
- a CDS encoding BON domain-containing protein: protein MKIAKNLISAAFVATVAITAVGCSSTNQQASTGEYVDDTVITTKVKAALINDPNVKAREVNVETFKGDVQLSGFVADARDAQRAVEIARGVKGVTSVKNDIRVK from the coding sequence ATGAAAATCGCCAAGAACCTCATTTCCGCCGCTTTCGTCGCCACCGTCGCCATCACCGCCGTCGGCTGCTCGTCGACCAACCAGCAAGCCAGCACCGGCGAATACGTCGACGATACCGTGATCACCACCAAGGTCAAGGCTGCCCTGATCAACGACCCGAACGTGAAGGCACGCGAAGTCAACGTCGAAACCTTCAAGGGCGACGTCCAGCTGTCGGGCTTCGTGGCCGATGCCCGCGACGCGCAGCGCGCCGTCGAAATCGCCCGTGGCGTCAAAGGCGTGACTTCGGTCAAGAACGACATTCGTGTGAAATAA
- a CDS encoding glycine zipper 2TM domain-containing protein has translation MNANRKFIVALLATGALLTGCASNSSQPYGYNNGYGSGSSTASAGYGVIESIQVVQGENRTSGAGGVLGGVVGALAGSQIGSGSGRTAATVAGGLAGAVVGNNVEKNRNAAGPEMYQINMRMDNGEYRAVTQDSAYDLRVGNRVRIVDGRVYRY, from the coding sequence ATGAATGCTAACCGTAAATTTATCGTCGCCCTGCTGGCGACCGGCGCGCTTCTCACTGGCTGCGCCAGCAACAGCTCCCAGCCCTACGGCTACAACAATGGATACGGCTCGGGCAGCAGCACCGCCTCGGCCGGCTACGGCGTGATCGAATCGATCCAGGTGGTCCAGGGCGAGAACCGCACCAGCGGCGCCGGCGGCGTGCTGGGCGGTGTGGTCGGCGCACTGGCCGGCAGCCAGATCGGTAGCGGCAGCGGCCGAACTGCGGCGACCGTGGCCGGCGGCCTGGCTGGCGCCGTCGTTGGCAACAACGTCGAGAAGAACCGCAACGCCGCAGGCCCGGAGATGTACCAGATCAATATGCGCATGGATAACGGCGAATACCGCGCCGTGACCCAGGACAGCGCCTATGATCTGCGCGTGGGCAACCGCGTGCGCATCGTCGACGGCCGCGTCTACCGCTACTGA
- a CDS encoding DUF3616 domain-containing protein, which translates to MHPSNIVLLEFHPERDDLSPDKELRNGLSVALRMGDTLWLANDESLSIERLTLAAEDSRGKTSFTRAHRQFALHDFLQLPLPPHEEGSKRINEADIEGLASDGDYLWLTGSHSLRRKRPDEGDGVRRTHKRLASVSADGNRYLLARIPLVRQDGGFTLQKEAVDKGRRRTAALLRGDEHGNELTGLLRQDEHFGPFLAIPGKDNGFDIEGIALAGKHVLLGLRGPVLRGWAAIVEVAPVEDGEEGWLRLAPLDDEGALYRKHFLDLDGLGIRDLCVQGKDLLILAGPTMDLDGPVTLLRWPGGARPDKASVVSRGQLEHVLSLPFGHGVDHPEGISLFSSQEGREEGLLVVHDAASPSRQIGDSILVADVYPLPPRRKKK; encoded by the coding sequence ATGCATCCGTCCAATATCGTCCTGCTCGAATTCCATCCTGAACGCGATGACCTCAGCCCCGACAAGGAATTGCGCAATGGCCTGTCGGTGGCCCTGCGCATGGGCGATACCTTGTGGCTGGCCAACGACGAGTCGCTCAGCATCGAGCGCCTGACGCTGGCGGCCGAGGACAGTCGCGGCAAGACCAGTTTTACGCGCGCACACCGCCAGTTCGCGTTGCACGACTTCCTGCAGCTGCCCCTGCCGCCGCATGAGGAGGGAAGCAAGCGCATCAACGAAGCCGATATCGAGGGCCTGGCCAGCGACGGCGACTACCTGTGGCTGACCGGCTCGCACAGCCTGCGCCGCAAGCGGCCGGACGAGGGCGACGGCGTGCGGCGCACGCACAAGCGCCTGGCCAGCGTCAGCGCCGACGGCAACCGCTACCTGCTGGCGCGCATCCCCCTCGTCAGGCAGGACGGCGGCTTCACACTGCAGAAGGAAGCCGTGGACAAGGGCAGGCGGCGCACCGCGGCGCTGCTGCGCGGCGACGAGCACGGCAACGAATTGACGGGGCTGTTGCGGCAGGACGAGCACTTCGGTCCCTTCCTGGCCATTCCCGGCAAGGACAATGGTTTCGATATCGAGGGCATCGCCCTGGCCGGCAAGCATGTGCTGCTGGGCCTGCGTGGCCCGGTGCTGCGCGGCTGGGCCGCGATCGTCGAAGTGGCGCCGGTCGAGGATGGCGAAGAGGGCTGGCTGCGGCTGGCGCCGCTCGACGACGAAGGCGCCCTGTACCGCAAGCATTTCCTCGACCTGGACGGACTGGGCATCCGCGACCTGTGCGTGCAAGGCAAGGATCTCCTGATCCTGGCCGGGCCGACGATGGACCTCGACGGGCCGGTGACCCTGTTGCGCTGGCCCGGCGGGGCGCGGCCCGACAAGGCCTCGGTGGTGAGCCGGGGCCAGCTGGAACACGTGCTGTCGCTGCCGTTCGGACACGGCGTCGACCATCCGGAAGGCATCTCGCTGTTTTCGAGCCAGGAAGGACGCGAAGAGGGGCTGCTGGTGGTGCACGATGCGGCCTCGCCCAGCCGCCAGATCGGCGACAGCATCCTGGTGGCCGACGTGTATCCGCTGCCGCCGCGGCGCAAGAAGAAATAG
- a CDS encoding phage holin family protein: protein MDKQDAIVRNPGVISGISSLFKSLFGLAVSRVELAALELSEIRNHVIELLAIFAAAVLAVWFAIAFGAMTVVALAWESMGWTILLIMFAVFALITAVLVTKGLALLKQNKLAFPATMKELKNDREMLM, encoded by the coding sequence GTGGATAAACAAGACGCGATCGTCCGTAACCCTGGTGTCATCAGCGGTATTTCCAGCCTCTTCAAGAGCCTGTTCGGGCTGGCGGTCTCGCGCGTCGAACTGGCGGCGCTCGAGCTGTCCGAGATCCGCAACCACGTGATCGAGCTGCTGGCCATCTTCGCGGCTGCCGTGCTGGCGGTCTGGTTTGCCATCGCTTTCGGCGCGATGACGGTGGTCGCGCTGGCATGGGAATCGATGGGCTGGACCATCCTGCTGATCATGTTCGCGGTCTTCGCCCTGATCACGGCGGTGCTGGTGACGAAGGGGCTGGCGCTGCTCAAGCAGAACAAGCTGGCCTTCCCGGCGACGATGAAAGAACTCAAGAACGACCGCGAGATGTTGATGTAA
- a CDS encoding DUF883 family protein: MLETSRNTNGSMHPISGSTYATQSDMKALVRDAQSMLTAAASLTGEKAEELRARGMELLDRALGGASLLPTQAVEKGKELAHTADVYVKDNPWRTMAIAAGVGVLLGILLSRKQ, encoded by the coding sequence ATGCTAGAAACTTCCCGCAATACCAACGGCAGCATGCACCCGATCAGCGGCAGCACCTATGCAACCCAGTCCGACATGAAGGCGCTGGTGCGCGATGCCCAGTCGATGCTGACCGCCGCCGCTTCGCTGACCGGCGAAAAGGCCGAGGAACTGCGCGCGCGCGGCATGGAGCTGCTCGACCGCGCCCTGGGCGGCGCCAGCCTGCTGCCGACCCAGGCTGTGGAAAAGGGCAAGGAACTGGCCCACACCGCCGATGTCTACGTCAAGGACAATCCGTGGCGCACGATGGCGATCGCGGCCGGCGTCGGTGTGCTGCTCGGCATCCTGCTGAGCCGCAAGCAATAA